The following coding sequences lie in one Oncorhynchus masou masou isolate Uvic2021 unplaced genomic scaffold, UVic_Omas_1.1 unplaced_scaffold_942, whole genome shotgun sequence genomic window:
- the yeats4 gene encoding YEATS domain-containing protein 4: MFKRMAEFGPDSGGRVKGVTIVKPIVFGNVARYFGKKREEDGHTHQWSVYVKPYRNEDMSAYVKKIQFKLHESYVNPLRVVTKPPYEITETGWGEFEIIIKIFFIDPNERPVTLYHLLKLFQSDSSAMPKKTVVSEFYDEMIFQDPTAMMQQLLSTSRQLTLGAYKHETEFAELELRTREKLEAAKKKTSQEITDLKDRLKASRETINFLKGEIRKLEEEDQIKDH, encoded by the exons ATGTTTAAAAGGATGGCTGAATTTGGACCAGATTCCGGGGGTAGAGTGAAG GGTGTTACGATCGTCAAACCCATCGTATTCGGAAACGTTGCTCGGTATTTTGGAAAGAAGCGAGAGGAGGATGGACACACTCACCAATGGTCTGTGTACGTGAAACCATACAGAAACGAG GATATGTCTGCATATGTGAAGAAAATACAGTTCAAGCTACATGAAAGTTATGTGAATCCACTCAGAG TCGTGACGAAGCCTCCGTACGAGATCACAGAGACGGGCTGGGGAGAGTTTGAGATCATCATCAAGATATTTTTCATCGACCCCAATGAGAGGCCG GTGACTCTCTACCACCTACTGAAGCTCTTCCAGTCTGACTCCAGTGCCATGCCCAAGAAGACTGTGGTCTCTGAATTCTATGATGAAATG ATCTTCCAGGACCCCACAGCCATGATGCAACAGCTCCTTAGCACCTCTAGACAACTGACCCTGGGGGCCTATAAGCACGAGACTGAGT TTGCGGAGCTGGAGCTGCGGACGCGGGAGAAGCTGGAAGCAGCGAAGAAGAAGACCAGTCAGGAGATCACAGACCTGAAGGATAGACTGAAGGCCAGCAGAGAGACCATCAACTTCCTGAAGGGAGAAATACGCAagctggaggaggaggaccagaTCAAAgaccactga